The genomic stretch AGTCCGCCATGGCCGTGGATCGGCAGAGACGGATTTGCGGGGCTAGGGTTTGAGTGCTGGCCGCCTGCCTGCGGGAACGATAAAAAACGGTGGATTCGCCAAGAGTTGTGATCGGAATCAGGACGTACTAGCGGAGGCGGTGGGTTGTGTAAAACTACCAATGCAGGTCCACTAGGTGCGTGCACGTTTCCCCTGTGTATACCACTACGGAGTCCTTCCTCGTGGTCTTTTCTTGCAGACAGGAACCGTACGTAGTGGTCTGCCCCGTCCTGATAAGCAGAAGTTCATTAGAGAGTCGAATGTCAAATTTACTCTGGAGCTATCAGAATAAAATTAAGCAGAGGAAAATAGCGCTAGCAGGAGCAGGCTCATATATGCTGTCTGCCAGATAATATTTCCGAATTACAGTGGCATGTGGTGGTGGTGTATGAACCTGCTCACGCTATAGGAAAAGAACCTTACATAATTTACGCAAGTGTGCACAAACTCAACCCCTCTCAACCCTaacccctaggcggcgcggcccctctcaaCACTAACCCTCGGGCGGCGGTGCCGCACCGCCCCGGGGCAACCCCCTCTCTCCACCACTCAGGCTCCGGTGTGGCCGGGCAAAGCCAACGCgacacggcggcggcgaggtgccGGCCAGGGCACAACCATGGGGATGGAGAATGGCGCCCGCTTCGAGTCCAACGATGGTTGTGGTTAGCGATAGCATATCTGCTACGGTGGCAGTTGGTCAGCAGCGACGGCATGGTGCTGGGCCTGATCTTGTCCCGTCGGGCCTGAAGGGTCACAGCGGCGTGCCAGTGTGCTTGTCGGCCTACTAGGTGGAGATCGATGCGCCACCCTTTCCACATGGACGCTGGGGCAGCGGCTCCCAACATGGCGGTGACGTCCTTCTCTATCAGTGGGTGGGGGGGGTTGGGCCATGGGTGGGGGATCCTCGGATCCCACACAGAGCTTTAGGACTGCATGTACGTGGCCATGGTGCCGGTCAAGCAACGATGTgacctccaccttccatggtgagggGGAGACGCTGGTACATCTACTGAAGTGGGTGAGGATGCAACCATCCACGGCGGCGGCCGTGTGTGTCATATTCCTCGGTGGGGGCGTTGGTGGGGACGTCTCTCGCTCCATTGTTTCACCCGGGGGAGGCCACCATTGACGGTGATGTCCGTGGATGTCGTagcccttgttggaggcattatgGAGGCCTCCTAGACCGGATGATGGCGACGTACGCGTTGTTACCCCCTTGGGGGGCATCATCTTTGGAGCCATTCATCAGCTGGACGGACGTGTGGACAGCTTGGTGGCTAGGCGCTAGTCTCCGCATGTTTCTCGCGTGGGGACCAAGGTGGAGCAACGTGTCATCTACCATCTACGGCGAAGAGTCCTGGCGGCATCGTGCATTGGGATATCAACAAAGAACGCAGGATGATGGACTCGCGCATGGCAGTGatgccgtctggcgtcatggtgccatcgatggcaggcctggcaagGTTTATGCAttgatccctcttgaagatggtgatgtgggcataaccctttgggtacccgacattgctataccctgtgcagattatgaagatggatCAGCGcaaggactcaacaagctggACCCGCATCAACTACGaattctactaggactcttgtaaaccctagcctggTTGAACAAACATTCCAGACATGACACACCTACACCGCGCCGATAAGGACAGACACGGGCAAAGGGGGCAACCATCAAGCCACTGCAGATGCCTTTGCTGTAGCACCCGTCTTCTTGTTTCGACACTCGTTAGATTTGTCATTCCCAAAGGCTGATCTTGGACTATCACACCTAGGGTAGGAAGCAGCCAAGGTGGCAAGGAAAACGCAAATCTCTCTCGCAACAACATCTTCGGGCACAGGTGTCAACACCCCTAACTTAGCAACCCATTCACCTATAGGAACCACCTGCCTGCCTACCGAACCCAGGCGAGAGCGAAACTGACGAGTCGACATCACCATCCTTCTCAAGGTCAAGCGTCCCAGCCATGATCATGTCCATACCCTCGCGCTCAGAGGCAGCCGACACATCAGGCAACGACACTGGCCACCATAGAGATGCTCAGTGAAAGCTTTCTGCCGTTCAGTGAAACCTTTCAAGGATGTTTCACTTCAGCATTTCTTTTGCGGGAGTTTTAGTTGAACACTTAACATTCTTTTTGGTCTCTCTTTGCTCGAGTCTTTATTCTATTATGAACAACAGTACAGTATCTAAGTTTGAGTGTCGGATATTCAGCCCTTACATAGTTCAATAACAACTCTTTGGAGTTCTTAAGTACACAATGTGCACTTGAACACATCTTGAGATAATAGCAATCCTAAGTAGTTTCTCTTAAGACTTAGCTTCGAACATGTGACCAAATTAGTCTTCTTTACGGGACATTTGATTACAGTATGCAATATTTCATATAATTGTAGTTATGTGAGTACTTTTTTCACATGCTGCATTGACTAATACGGGAGAATGTTTTTCAAGAGGTTCCTCACATGTTCACAGCGCGCGGGGTTTCATCTAGTTATATTTAACACCTCCCCATGTTTATGCCGGTGAGCCTTTATTTTTAGATCTCGCACAGGTCTTAGCCATGTATTTTTGGATTCTTTTTAGAGAAGCCACAAATATTTGTTTTAAATACTGCATTGTCTAGGATTTGAATCCATGACCTTGTAGCTCTCATACCATATAAAATTGCATCCTCTAGCCAGTTTAACCATAAGGCCAATCTGATGAAAGAAACGCAATTATATTCAACTGGTTGTTACGTAATCAAAATCACTGGTTGTGTGGCCTAGTTGTAAACCAGACCATGTAAATATCTGCGCCGAGCAATCAATATACACCATATATATGCACAGCCTCTTACGAGAGTTAGACGCTTCAGTAAAACTTCCTCAAATCTCGTCGCCCTCGTCCTGACGTGCGCGCCACATGATCGGAAATGTCACCACCACTCCTTATTTTCGCTAGCATGCATCGGGAAATAACGGTGCCGATTAATTCTTGAGGCGTACAACCACGTACGTTTCGATCACACGATCTTCTTTTCTTGTGGACTGTGGACACACGCACCTGCATTACCTTATCGCCTCTCGGCATGTTGATAGCCAAGTGACGACTTCCACACGCACTCTGTCAATGCTCAGTGTAAGTGTGTTGCATAACGTACGTAGGCTCTGCTACTGCTCATGGCTTCTTTAGATCAGCTCGATTCCACACTAGCCCTCTCTCTACTATTCGTGGTTTCCTGCTTCTTCATCCTCGTCATCGTTAAAGGCAAGGGCGGCAACCGTaacgcgccgccgtcgcctccagcGCTGCCCGTAATCGGCAACCTGCACCAGCTCGGCAGCGGCCACCTCCACCGGAGGCTGCAGGCACTGGCCCAGAGACATGGCCCGCTCTTCCTTCTTCGCCTCGGCTCCGTGCCCACCCTCGTGGTCTCCTCGGCGCCCATGGCCGAGGCCGTGCTCAGGGCCCAGGACCACGTCTTCTGCAGCCGCCCGCAGCAGTACACCGCCCGCGGCACGCTCTACGGCTGCCGGGACATCGCCTTCAGCCCCTACGGCGACCGGTGGAGACAGCTCCGCCGCATCGCCGTGGTGCACCTCCTCAGCGCCAAGCGTGTGGACTCCTTCCACACGGTCCGCAAGGAGGAGGTCGCGTCCTTTGTGGAACGGATCCGCGCCTTAGCGAGCGGCGCCGTCCGGGAGGACGAAGGTGTCAACGTGACGGAGTTAATCGTCGACCTAACCAACACCGTGATCTCTAGGGCGTCGTTCGGATACAAGCTTGGTGGAATGGAGCCAGGGATGATCCATGATGTCATGAAAGAGGTAAGTGGCCTGCTCGGTGTGATTGCCATCAGCGACATGTTCCCCTGGCTCTGGTGGGTGGATTGGGCAACCGGGCTCGACGCGAGGGTGAAGAGGACGGCGAAAAAGCTCGACAGTATTCTTAACACGATACTCGCGGAGCATGAGAGGATTCGGGGAGGAAACGACGGTGAGGCTCCCGACCTCCTCGACGACTTGTTGTCCATCCTCAAGGATGGTGATCACGGGTTTAAGTTGGACCGGATCGATGTCAAGGCCCTTATCTTGGTAAGCCATCACAAAAACAATGATTGGTCCACGTACACCACCATTACCTACTCGCACCATTAGCTATGTTGtttttagactagtcacaataagAAGTATCATAGATTAGTATTATatatatgatactagtttatgatacaacgtctacaatgcatagtatcatgaattagtatcatagttcTATTATATTTAatgtttgtagaatctcaatgcaaatatgtgtacatgatatatttgccactaaaatttctagttttacgtgctatgatacggtatctacctatgatactagtctcacctctctcctcattaattgatgtgccatATAAATTTTTTGCCTAcatagcatgcatgatactagctatgatactcttATTGGGGCTAGTCTTAGGGAGCCTCTGCCGAAGAGACTGCATACCATCTTTATTATCTGTATATAGTGTTAACATGGATTTTTTTGTATTGCAGGACATGTTCCTAGCGGGAACAGACACGCCATATAAGACAATAGAATGGGCGATGGCCGAGCTAATGAAGAATCCAAGAGAGATGGAGAAGGTCCAAGCAGAGGTCAGACAGGTTGCACAGGCGCACGGAGGTGTCCATGAGGAGGATCTGGGGAAGATGAGCATGCTACATGCGGCCATTAAAGAAGCGCTGCGGCTACACCCGCCGGTGCCACTCTTAACCCCACGCGAGACCATTCAGGACACTCGGCTGCACGGCTACGATATCCAGGCCAGGAGCCGGGTGCTGATCAACGCGTGGGCAATTGGGAGGGACAACGAATCATGGGAGAACGCCACAGAGTTTCGACCAGAGAGGTTCCTGGGAACGGTCATCGACTACAGTGGCAAGGACCCTCAGTTCATACCGTTTGGCGCTGGAAGGAGGGGTTGCCCTGGAACCGCATTTGGTACACGCCTCGTGGAGCTCACACTGGCCAACATGATGTACCATTTCGACTGGAAGTTGCCGGACGGTCAAGACCCAGAGTCATTTGAGCTCCTTGAGtccaaggggttctcacctggccTAAAGTCCGCCCTGATTCTCGCCGTCAAAACTCTATAATCCTCAATTCCAGCACGTACTGAACCCACTCTAGCCCCAAGCTCGTGCAATGTAGTCCTTGTACTTATGTTCAGAGCTCTCTCACACTGTTGCTACCGCTATCCTGTAGTTCGGACGGCGGAATAATGGGCCTTGGCCCAAAATGTataaagaatctaagtgagtgcaaAGTGTGTAACGAAGCCGGGTGGGTGCA from Lolium rigidum isolate FL_2022 chromosome 4, APGP_CSIRO_Lrig_0.1, whole genome shotgun sequence encodes the following:
- the LOC124707320 gene encoding cytochrome P450 71A1-like; this translates as MASLDQLDSTLALSLLFVVSCFFILVIVKGKGGNRNAPPSPPALPVIGNLHQLGSGHLHRRLQALAQRHGPLFLLRLGSVPTLVVSSAPMAEAVLRAQDHVFCSRPQQYTARGTLYGCRDIAFSPYGDRWRQLRRIAVVHLLSAKRVDSFHTVRKEEVASFVERIRALASGAVREDEGVNVTELIVDLTNTVISRASFGYKLGGMEPGMIHDVMKEVSGLLGVIAISDMFPWLWWVDWATGLDARVKRTAKKLDSILNTILAEHERIRGGNDGEAPDLLDDLLSILKDGDHGFKLDRIDVKALILDMFLAGTDTPYKTIEWAMAELMKNPREMEKVQAEVRQVAQAHGGVHEEDLGKMSMLHAAIKEALRLHPPVPLLTPRETIQDTRLHGYDIQARSRVLINAWAIGRDNESWENATEFRPERFLGTVIDYSGKDPQFIPFGAGRRGCPGTAFGTRLVELTLANMMYHFDWKLPDGQDPESFELLESKGFSPGLKSALILAVKTL